A genome region from Leptodactylus fuscus isolate aLepFus1 chromosome 6, aLepFus1.hap2, whole genome shotgun sequence includes the following:
- the LOC142210666 gene encoding speriolin-like protein, translating into MSSGASGTSGANSMDKIVDILKTDVDVDTLTSENERLLFENAKLRKLMGLMQENVELRITLRDHVKKIRNLSPPRKSKKDTKDKDKKLFEMYPHADTKYEARCPPPDPEKVKQCKSIVGEIAFQLDRGILCAIFREQYRLYGYRVANIKEKIIQVTTSPLTGNVDDHLRSELNQRYHHIMDQLKKLGYDPEVHPYYTEYLVNTYGIMKERTTTEDMSFMNDPQTLRKMIIDYMVSEKVEDLLIILNCLAYLAKQNGNSMFTWSSGNL; encoded by the exons ATGTCTTCAGGAGCTTCAGGAACTTCAGGAGCTAACAGCATGGACAAAATAGTTGATATTCTGAAGACTGATGTGGATGTAGACACCCTTACTTCTGAGAATGAGCGTCTTCTCTTTGAGAATGCCAAACTTCGTAAACTAATGGGTCTCATGCAAGAGAATGTGGAGCTTCGTATCACTTTAAGAGACCATGTGAAGAAGATTCGAAACCTGTCTCCCCCAAGGAAGTCCAAAAAAGACACAAAGG ACAAAGACAAGAAGCTGTTTGAAATGTATCCACATGCAG ATACCAAATATGAGGCACGCTGCCCACCGCCAG ACCCTGAAAAAGTGAAGCAGTGTAAGAGCATTGTTGGAGAGATTGCATTTCAGTTGGACCGTGGGATCTTGTGTGCCATCTTCCGGGAACAATATCGCCTTTACGGATACCGCGTGGCTAATATTAAAGAGAAAATCATACAG GTGACCACTAGTCCGTTGACTGGCAACGTTGATGACCACCTGAGATCTGAGTTGAACCAACGCTACCATCATATAATGGATCAATTGAAGAAACTGGGCTATGACCCAGAGGTTCACCCCTACTACACAGAATATCTTGTGAACACCTATGGTATCATGAAGGAGAGGACAACCACTGAAGACATGTCGTTTATGAATGACCCACAAACCCTCCGCAAGATGATAATCGACTACATGGTCAGTGAAAAGGTGGAAGATCTCCTTATTATCCTCAACTGTTTGGCATACTTGGCCAAGCAGAATGGCAACTCCATGTTCACCTGGTCATCTGGTAACTTATAG